In one window of Arachis ipaensis cultivar K30076 chromosome B06, Araip1.1, whole genome shotgun sequence DNA:
- the LOC107605406 gene encoding acidic mammalian chitinase, with product MTTSMVTFFTTLLVILMSFQTESLQHPIPSPYYSGSVKAGYWPSGNSLSPSSIDTRYFTHIYYAFVEPEPNTFNLIITSSDQNYIPQFINGLSNRNPPVKTILSIGGGASNATLFSLMASTVKSRAAFINSTIQVARQYGFDGLDLDWEFPENEQDMANLALLFKEWHQAVVLEAKVHRRLRLLLTAAVYYAHTIVLIGPGPRSYPAQAIKDYLDWASPMCFDYHGAWSNFTGYNNALFDPKSNISTQFGLGSWIQSGVPPSKLVFGLPLYGRAWKLQDPKVHGDGAPAVGAADGTDGTMNYNDILEFNKKNKATVVFDRSAVSYYTYAGTTWMSYDDAPSMTRKVQYSKSLGLKGYFFWQVGGDKNWTMSRQASSTWGH from the exons ATGACAACAAGCATGGTCACATTTTTCACAACCCTTTTGGTTATACTCATGAGTTTCCAAACTGAATCATTGCAACATCCAATTCCATCGCCATATTATTCAGGATCAGTTAAAGCTGGATATTGGCCTTCAGGTAATTCCCTCTCACCTTCTTCCATTGACACAAGGTACTTCACACACATCTACTATGCCTTTGTAGAGCCAGAACCAAACACCTTCAATCTCATAATCACATCCTCCGACCAAAACTACATACCTCAATTCATCAATGGTTTAAGCAACCGGAACCCTCCCGTCAAGACCATATTGTCCATCGGAGGGGGTGCCAGCAATGCTACCTTATTTTCTTTGATGGCTAGCACGGTAAAAAGCCGTGCAGCCTTCATAAACTCGACAATCCAAGTGGCCCGTCAATACGGTTTTGACGGGCTAGACTTGGATTGGGAGTTCCCTGAAAATGAACAAGACATGGCAAACCTTGCTTTGTTGTTCAAAGAATGGCACCAGGCTGTGGTTTTGGAAGCCAAGGTTCATAGAAGGCTACGTTTGCTTTTGACCGCAGCTGTGTACTATGCTCACACAATTGTACTTATTGGGCCTGGCCCAAGGTCTTATCCGGCCCAAGCTATTAAAGATTACTTGGATTGGGCCAGCCCTATGTGCTTTGATTACCATGGTGCATGGTCCAATTTCACTGGCTACAATAATGCTTTATTTGATCCTAAGTCCAATATAAGCACCCAATTTGGTCTCGGATCTTGGATCCAGTCCGGCGTCCCGCCCTCAAAGCTGGTTTTCGGGTTACCGCTTTACGGGCGAGCGTGGAAGCTCCAAGATCCGAAAGTTCATGGGGACGGAGCGCCCGCAGTTGGAGCAGCCGATGGCACGGATGGTACTAtgaattataatgatattttggaatttaataaAAAGAATAAGGCTACAGTTGTGTTTGATAGGTCAGCTGTGTCTTATTACACTTATGCTGGCACTACTTGGATGAGCTATGATGATGCACCTTCCATGACAAGGAAGGTTCAATATTCTAAGTCTTTGGGATTGAAAGGATATTTCTTTTGGCAAGTTGGAGGCGATAAGAATTGGACTATGTCAAGACAAG CTTCAAGTACGTGGGGACACTGA